The sequence TGTACGTGCATGAATTTGGGACACACCCCTTGGCTTCCATCTCCTCCAACAATGCCAATGCTCCTAAAGCGTCTGAAAGATTTGAGGACTCGAAGATGATTGGAGGGGTGTTCGATTTCTTAGCTGGAGCTATAACTTTGGTGGGTTCTTTCTTGGAAGATTTCTTGTGGGATTGAAGAGGAGTGACTGGAGGTGGGATTTGTTCTTGAAGAACAGAAGCGGAAGAATTGGAAGCTTTGAAAAGAGCGGACTGAGAGGATCCGGCCACTGCCCTTCTAAAACCAGGTGGGACTTTCCCCATTCTCACTCCGGCGATTTGGAGTTTTACGGGAACAACTTCATTTAGGGCTTTGCAGGGTTTATATGTTACAGATAAATGGCGCCGGGTCGGGTTCGCCCAGGTTGAAGATGGGTCAAATAAGCCCACATATTTACTTTTGACTTGGTTGACTAAACATTTTGGTACCGTTTGGTACAAGTACAAATAATAATTGTATAACTTATCATATCCAATCTCACATTCTtatcgtcatattatttattcatctattaattatttattttacataaatcaaatcattaatcatttatcttacatcaatcaaatcattgaatttaaattattatattatccttataaataatattattcaaattttatttatacttaaaatgacaaatgataatttatatttttaatataaaattcaatcaattaaatcaaataaactataatctatcaatcaaatcaaatactaaattaactatcattttttatttattttatattacattatattatttatcctatcaTCGAACCAAACGGTAATAgttgtttttttataattaaaaatcccgatttgttttaaataaatatttaataataaagtaagaaatgtttaaaaaatttttttctagGATTCAAAGTATTGTCCAACGgagttcaaaatatatatatatatatatatcatatatttttAGGTCATTTGTTTTTATCTCttgtaaaaattataattataacacGAGAAATGAATGTATAAGTAAAAGATGTAGAAGAGGTGAATCATATACAAAAATGTATCCAATTTCTTTGTCCAAACTCcaaaagcatatatatatatatatatataaaaaacaatACAAATCCGAAGGATTATAAGAAACTAATTAACATAACATAATCATAATGCATTGACGAGTCTTAAAGTTTAACTGAAACATACGCTTAACAAAAAAAAGGTTTAAGTGATACATAAACATCAAACTTTCTTCATAATTTGACTTCGcagaatatataataaaatgaaataacgagttttaattgcatgcctccTCTTTCCCCTTTGCATTGTATCCAGGGATTTTCTCTTTAATCTTGTCCAAGAATCCTTTCTTCTCCTTGCCTTCAACAGTGGCACACTCAACAACTTCCGGCTTCGGCGGCGCCGCTTCCTCGGTCTTCTTGCCGCCGGGAAGCTTCTCCTTGATCTTATCCAAGAAGCCCTTCTTCTGCTCCAGTTCAATCTTCTCCTTTAAaccctttttctttttcttcttttctcctccTTCCACCGCTTCTTCCTCGTCACTTGACTGCATGCACACATTATATATGAGTGATACACAAATATTTCatataatatatcattaattaatgAAGAAAAGTGATCTGGTATAGGATTCAAAACCAGAAACTTACAGAACTGCTAGAGCTGCTGCTGCTACGGTGGAGCTTCGTTTCCTCCTCTTTTTTCTCTTCGCAAACCTCAACTTTCTCTTGGAATTCAGAGGCCAACACTTCCTCTTGCTTCTCCTCCTTTTTCTTACCCAGAAAATCGAACAACCCACGATCGCCGACCTCCACCGCTGCACTCTCATGATCCTCTACCTTCACGGCGGCGGGAGTGGTGGCGGATTTATCACTTGGCTCGGCCATGTTTGCAATATATAAACTTTTTCACTCGAGAACTAGAAAAATGGTTTTGGGAGTGATTTGAATGATTGCAGAGTGAAGCTTGGTGGGATTTATAAAAGGGATTTACTACGCGGAATCGACGCGATTAAGATTAAATTCGTAACGTTTGTAAGACGTGTCAGCTTCTTGCTTTTAATTAGAGttgatttttttggaaaatggTATTTATTACCAATTAATGCATTATCTTAATTTGTTGCTGTTTATATATAAGTAAaatcattttcttaaaaaaaaaattgttatattCATAATACACGATTTGTATTACAATTTACTTCAAATCTActttgaaaataatatttcaattAAAGTACATTTtgagtaatttttttaattttaaagatatTGTGTAATTTTTATTATACATATATACGCAGTTTCATTTTTGTGGTAATAAAGTAAAGGTAATATTCTAATATTAAATTGAAGGGTTCAAAATTGATTTTGAtacgtgaaattcataaaaatatattaataattagaTGTTGTATATACTTACGTTCGTTATACTAATATATCTATCAACCACATTCTTTATATTGCGGTCTGCGGACGATCAATTAATTAGACGTGCAATTTaattatcatatttattttttttcgtgtaaaaaaataatttatttatgttttggaatttaaattgataaaatttaaaaatactctttaatttttaattaattattctacGGTTTATAATATCCATGGACGAATATCCAACCACACATTAATTGACAATACACATAATTTATTTAGtacaaatataattttattttaatccaaACTTGGATTTTATTTGGAACAAAGGTTGCCTTGAACAAGACAAGAGTCATTTATCCATCCAAATGACACACCTGAGGCTCTTCCCTTCTATCAGCAGATCAAACGCTTTGTTGATGTCTTCAAAACTAACCACGTGGGTCACGAACTTGTCCAGTTCCAATTCCTATATGCAGGTAAAAACACGACTCtaaattatatatgttatcaTATTAAGAAAGTGTGCATAAACGATAACTATATATACCTTGTCGATGTAACgtttgatgagaattgggatgtCGGATTTGGGTTTGAGGCCTCCAAACAAGGATCCCTGCACTGTTTTCCCGAATAGGACGACTTCACCTGAGCTGAACGAGATTCGTGCACCTGGCTTGTCGACTCCTAGGACGATTGTCTTCCCCCATCCCTGAAAATTGTTATAATTATGAACTAGCATCTGTAACGACGATTGGATCGAGGCATTGAAAAGGGAATTATAGAAGTTGTTTGGGGTAAACGTAAACCTTTCGGCAACAAGCAATTGCTTCCTCAACCAAGGATGCCTTCCCAACACATTCGAAGCAATAGTCCGCTCCTCCACCAGTCATCTCGTTTATTATCTGAAAAAATAAACACATGCAGGTTGTGTCTTTCCTTGAAACAGAGTgtgtgaaataaaaaaattacacatTTCGGGTTAAGTAAACTACCTGGCTTATAGGCTtgtcgccgccgccgccgcggCTACTTGAGTCGACAAAATCAGTCACACCGAATGATTTAGCTGTATGGTGGTTTGGTTTTGTTAGAATTTACGTACGCACTAGTCATAGTTAAGAAGTATATATATCAAGTAAAGAGAATTATGGGCTTACATATTTCAAATTTGTCGGGGTTCACATCTATGCCTATGATTCTCCCCGCGCCACATAATCTTGATCCCTCAGCAACCTTTGGAATAACTCAAATGTCTCAAAAATATCCTGATTCGATCAAAAAGCAACAGACAAGAACCAAAGAGCAGGAAACACATGCACTTACAGCTAATCCAATTGATCCCAGCCCAAAGATGGCAACTGTTGATCCTGCTTCAACATTTGCAGATCTCCAGGCAGCTCCTACACCTTCAAAAATACATGAAAAAGTGAAACTTCTTTACGTAAAACATTATCCAAAGGCGCATATGCTGTTTACAAACACCTTAGAATTCGACGTCTGCTTTGTATGACATGTCGGTAGCGTTTGAAAATGCTTAAAAAATGTGATTATAATAAACTTTTCTATACAATATTTGCAAAGTCGAAATTCAACATATatacctgttgacacaccacaACTAAGGAGGCAGACCCGGTCTGGAGGAACCGTGGGATCGACTTTAGTGATATTAGCAGTATGCACGACTGTGTACTCGATAAAACTAGACACGCATAAGAAATGGTATAGTGTTTCTCCATTAAGATCAGTGAATCTGCTAGAACCGTCGTGCATCCACGGAGAGAGATTGAAAGGATATGTAGAACAAAGATTGCTCttatttgatttgcaatccgcaCATTCAGCACATTCTGATATAAATATGGGGATGACCATATCACCTTCAACAAAGCCATTCACATTCTCTCCCACAGTCTCAATAACACTGTCAATGCATACAAGTCAAACACTAGAAATCATGCTGACAAAAACATTTTCAAACAGTTTAAAATTTCATCTGCCCCATTACTGATTGCTCGGGAAATGCCTTAAATTGTTCATAAATTCACAACAAAAACATACTTTCATGCCAAAGCAATATGTCCACATTCTGAAATGAAATAAAATGCAAGAGGGAGATTGATTGAAAATTACCCAACAGACTCATGCCCCAGTATTCTTGGATAATAACCAGGAGGATCCTTCacaagtgaaaaaaaaaaaaacacacaagaTTCAACAAGACAGAAACTTGAAGACGATTTCTTTAAAATCAAACATAAAGTAAGTTCCAGGATCCATACTTTCAATTTCCAGAAAGTGACATCGCTGAAACAGAGAGAAGTGCAGATGATTTTAATTCTAACTTCTCCGGATTTGGGAGGAGCCACGATCACTTCCTCTATCACCAGAGGCTCCCCAGGCTTCCTGGCCACGGCCCCTGCACCCACAAGTTTTACACAGTGGTCTATGAATAAATCCCATAAAAAGATGAGCGTATAATAGAATGACTAATTAATATTTGAGATAGAATGCTCATACCTCTGCATCTAATGGGTTTCCCAGCAGTTTCACCCAACCGAGTTTTGGTGCTCTCCATTTCTTGATGATATCCCAGTTTCAGGCTTTCAGCAGCAGTCGTTTGGAAAGACTTGTGGTTGTATTGGATACGTAGTAGGCATCTAAGGGGGGGCCTCGATCATTTATATAATTAGGCTGATAGGCTCGGTTTGGTTTGAACaataggataaataatataaagagAAGTAgcgtaatgtaataaaaaataaaaaaaatagttaatttaatatttgatttgattgatagattatagtttatttgatttgatttattaaattttatatagaaatgataaattatcattttgtatttttaataataaataaaatatgaataatattatttataagtggtaatatagtaatttaaataattaatgatttgattgatgtaagataaataattaatgatttgattgatgtaaaataaataattaataaataaataaataatatgaaacGCAAGATTGGATAAAATAAGTTATACCTAAATTAATAGCAACACGTACCAAATGGAGCCTAAAATGTTTGGCCATTTGTGGACTTCGTGATCGGGACCATCACCTAATTATCAATCCTCCAATACGATTTTACTAATATTTGGATTGTATAAAGGTTTTTCATCCAATTCATTCATCGACTACAAATTGAAACCATGCGATTGAGCAACAAACACTGCGTTTTAAATTGATAATTACTGACCAATTAAGTTTGAGCATACGCAGCTAGAAAGCGTGAATACtgcaattcaaatatataatattatactaGAAAAAACATGTATGCACGTAAttacaattttatttgattgagatcgaagttatcaaattttgaatgtttatttttattaaattcaagTATTATACTTTTTACAAGCAAGTTCAAATTTCAGTCACTGTAATTAAATATCTAATTAGCAGGTAAAACGAAAAAATTACTTCTTCTTTTTTTGTGATATTTGTCCGTTCTTGATCAAcgttttttttagtttaatttattttttaactgAAAACTTTATAACAATAATATATGTTGTATATTTATTAAAAAGtgtaatatatacatatatatttgttaCAAACTGTACGTAGGATCAAGTGATTTGTCCTTTATTAAATGTTATAGTTGATGGTGATTgtacaactcaaatcttttaaatcgtACAGCAGTACAAACAAACACATGTTTCAATTGTTCAACCCAGGGgaaggacaattattgcacccaaaCAATCATCTTATCCATAATTGTGCTTTCAATAAATGTGAATCGAAGTCATAACCTTGACTCCGATATTAATTGTATGACTGAATGCTTCTCGCTTCAAAATTTATAGTTTATGGTAACAATacgactcaaatattttaaacaatataaaatcTCAAGCGTCATGAATAATTTATgttaaatgataattttattgatttttaagtacaaaataataatttctttcagaaaaataattttttgattcattaacttgtccaaatttgagtttAGTCTATTGAGTTGTCAAATTTATGTTAAAtgataattttagttttattgatttttaagtacaaaataataatttatttcagagaaatgattttttgattcattaacttgtccaaatttgagtttAGTTTATTGAGTtgtcaaatttaatatttaatttgattgatagattatagtttatttgatttgatttgatttattaaattttaattacataaaaatgataaattaccattttgtccttttaataataaataaaatatgaataatattatttataagggtaatacaataatttaaattcaatgatttgattgatgtaagataaataattaatgatttgattgaaataaataattaatatatgaataaataatatgacaaaaagaACGCGAAAttggataaaataaattaaacatagaTTAATAGCAACACGTACCAAACGGAGCCTAAAACGTATGGCCATTTGTGGACTTCGTGATCGGGACCATCACCTCTTAATTATCAATCCTCCAATCCAATTTTACTAATATTTGGATTGTATAAAGGTTTTTTGATCATCCAATTCATTCATCGACTTCAAATTGAAACCATGTGATTGAGCAACAAACACTACGTTTTACATTGATAATTACTGACCAATTAAGTTTGAGCATACGCAGCTGGAAAGCGTGAATACtgcaattcaaatatataatattatattagaaAAAATGTATGCACGTaattacaattttattttattgagatcgaatttatcaaataaatcatcgatacgaggtaaaggataacgattctttaccgttgctttgttcaactgccggtagtcaatacacaatctcatcgatccgtccttctttcttaaaaataatactggagcaccccatggggaaacacttggtctaatatatcctttggccaacaaatcttttagttggtctttcagttctttcagttcaatcggtgccattcgataaagtgctttcgatatcggctgtgtacctggcatctcGTGGGAaccttgggttgctaatctcattctagggtgattaatcaacaattaacattaattaaacatcaattaaataaaccaagagcaaattttaaaaaaaaatttattataaaaacagTGCCTCACTCGATCGGGgaaaatcacccgatcgagcgggcttcatCACCCTGCTCTCGGGTTGGAAaatattttggcctcgctcgatcgggtaacttcatccgatcgagcgagccaaaatgcCCAATTCTCTGTTTCGAAAATATTAAGGTCGCGCTCGATCGGGGATAATCACCCGATCGATCGGGCTAGTTTTTCCAAAAAACAATAGCttctttttgctgtcaaaaactTGGTGCCATCAATTTCAATCATCAAAATCgatccaaaacatgatatataagttccaaatcatgcatataaacataaacaacctctcaagcatctatacatgcatttattacatcgaacaagtcgctaaagaacgataaacaacataaactatctcaagtttcatacatgtattccaaaactaacaagttctaaggtttgatgcttctagatctcaagacttcatttacaacccgagtcctcacatgctagactctctctcccagctgtcaatgacgtcgttGATCAGCTCCtaccctctctgttgtcatacacacatacaaaacaagacaacagctggatacactccggtgagaaatcattctcagtataatcgacatatataaagagttaaataaattatatcgactctattcataatcgactcaacaatagagtaaataacgcatatatcgattaaaaattgattcataaaacatcattgccatcaagattcgtaaccgatcttgacatggatatccatctatcgtagccattctgggctagaaaataaggttaaccgcaaccttggcatagaatcaattcaatatactatcatatcgacttaaactcaaagatccactacctgagatggatcgacaacatcaaacataaataaaaacatatcaagtatgtggtttttgcgggccaactcaaaaatagtcgttcttgagtttcaaagtctctaactcgcgatgtcgtcattataccttcgtaattctcgattctgaactcttcaaatctgaaagatacaatcaaatacatatatcaaacttcattccaatctatcgtatcaaaatcgagtcgaaaacatcataagatcgtcaatcaaactcatttcaaacctcaactctttcttcttcggtttAACTCAGCGTCGTGaatcgttggccttccaaactcaactgaaactgaagaataaaaattctataacattcataacatctataTAACGACTTCAGTTCAGATATAAACCATCAAAACAGCCTAAAAACTCAATTCGActgcgtagcgattgaaaatcggtaaccgacaaattatcgaaaccatttctaaTCATTCAAATCATTCGGACATCATATATCAGCTGAATTGATCACCCTAAACATCATATCAGCTGCTATAATTCTCAATATACATTCTAGAGGTCATAACCAATACATTCAATCATCCACCTTCGATCCGGTATCGCATGTACAATCGATAGAATGCTAAAAATATGACAAAAGCAtgaaatctgatctctgctcaaTAACTGATTTCGAAATCTAGATAAAACATCAC comes from Henckelia pumila isolate YLH828 chromosome 4, ASM3356847v2, whole genome shotgun sequence and encodes:
- the LOC140865374 gene encoding uncharacterized protein, which gives rise to MAEPSDKSATTPAAVKVEDHESAAVEVGDRGLFDFLGKKKEEKQEEVLASEFQEKVEVCEEKKEEETKLHRSSSSSSSSSSDEEEAVEGGEKKKKKKGLKEKIELEQKKGFLDKIKEKLPGGKKTEEAAPPKPEVVECATVEGKEKKGFLDKIKEKIPGYNAKGKEEACN
- the LOC140864294 gene encoding alcohol dehydrogenase-like 7, which encodes MESTKTRLGETAGKPIRCRGAVARKPGEPLVIEEVIVAPPKSGEVRIKIICTSLCFSDVTFWKLKDPPGYYPRILGHESVGVIETVGENVNGFVEGDMVIPIFISECAECADCKSNKSNLCSTYPFNLSPWMHDGSSRFTDLNGETLYHFLCVSSFIEYTVVHTANITKVDPTVPPDRVCLLSCGVSTGVGAAWRSANVEAGSTVAIFGLGSIGLAVAEGSRLCGAGRIIGIDVNPDKFEISKSFGVTDFVDSSSRGGGGDKPISQIINEMTGGGADYCFECVGKASLVEEAIACCRKGWGKTIVLGVDKPGARISFSSGEVVLFGKTVQGSLFGGLKPKSDIPILIKRYIDKELELDKFVTHVVSFEDINKAFDLLIEGKSLRCVIWMDK